Genomic window (Rhododendron vialii isolate Sample 1 chromosome 4a, ASM3025357v1):
tttctttccctttcctcaAACGACAATTGCACATTTGTTTATACTTCGACAATCATGTATTTTGATTTCATCATCTACTAATGATATACTACCCACATATACCACGTGCAACGCACGTGCCAATTCACTAGTATTATATAAAAGGATACAAGTTCAGGTTGTAGTAAACTCAATAACACAACTTTTTGAGCCTCTGGGAAGCTTGTTCAATTGACTGCTGACCTTTTGTTGCTGCTGAATCAAATCTTGTGAGTAGCTATGCAAAGTTAGCCTTTCCAACACTGTcgcattttttagcaaaaaccTTATAAAATGCATCTCTACCGGCTTCTTATCGAAATCAGCAATGCGAACAGTTTTGAGGGAAGGTGCAAAACAAGAAGGCACTCTTCCCAACATCCAATCATCCTCGACGAAAGGGTTAAAGCCCTGAAGAATTAGATGAAACCAATACAATTACTGTCagtggatatcaaaaaaatattcttgaGTACGGGGATAACCCAGAAGATCAGAATGAATGTCCATCAGATGAACTGTGCTGTTCGGGGGCCATGTTGGAAAAATGGATGACAAATATGCTTTTGGGATATGAACATTTTTTTCAAGACAAATGTGACTTGTAAAATCATGCAGCTGCTACTGCAGGatcaaattgatattttttcttCATAGGGACCCTTGTGGGGTCACCCCACGGGCTTGAACAGTATGGTTCAATCCACCAAGTGGACTGGAGACAAACCAGTACCTGTAGATACGTACCTCCTCAAAATTAAGAGACTCTAGCTTAGGCGAATTTTCTAGAAGGTCGATCATAACTCTAAAGGAATCACCAAAAAGTTCTGAATGCAGCACCAAGTGGGTCATATTGTAAAATACAAGAAGACGGTCCAAGAGATTTGCAACGGGCGTGAGGTACTTGGCACCAAAAAAACACACCAACAAATTAGTACTGTAAATGTTTAATTTTCAAGTGAGCCACAAACATAAGCAAGGTAGTGTTAACTAAACAACTCCAGCTTTTCCATATTGATAATGCAACTTAAATAAGCTAGCATACCTCCAGCGTTTGACTTGTAACCGTAAGTTTCTTAATATTGGAAATCCCAGTAAGTAACCCGAGCACTCGAGGGGTAACGTCTTGCTCCGGCAGATCTTCATATAAACAAATAGATGCCTCAACTAATAACGATAGGTCGTATAGACGAAAGTCAACTATTAGGCAACAAAAGCAATCAAGATGGATAAGATTTGCAGCATAAATTTTGGTCACACAACTGAGGACATCCTCAGGCCATAAAAACTCGTAGTTATTGTCAATAGTCAAGCTCTTCAGTGAGGGAATGCAAATCGTTATAGTCTTTAGATTCTCCCATCCACAGTTCAGCAAGGCCAACTCCTGAAGCACTGGGCAACTAGAGAAAAGATGTTGCGTGGAGTTATCATCTGAAAATGTAACATTTGAAAGTTTCAAGGTCTTAAGGTTCGAGAATTGAGTCGAACGTGGAACTTCCAAAACCCAGAACATAGATATTTCAATGCCACTAGGGATTGACAAGTAAAAAGGCAGCAAGGCAATACAGGCTGCGTTTTCCAAAGTAAAGAAAGATCAAGCTCTTCAATGTTATGCCTTATCGAAGCAGAGATCCATGAATTAATGCGAGAAGAATCCACAAGCTGGTACGTACTCAGAGTAAGACTTTTAATATCTGAAGCATCGTGAAGGAGAAGAACTCTTTCCACAAAATCCAAGAAACTTCCATCTTCCTTTTCGCCTGCGAGATGGTAcgtttccttcaaatcaatgtTGGCAATAGAGGTCCACAAATATTTCCATTTAGTTGATAATACGGAACTTCGTATGGCATCTTTGGTAGAGAGGAACGAGAGGATGTGATGGAGAACATTTTCAGGCAAGCTGCTAATTATATCATTGCCCTTGCCGACATTTTGTTGTTCTGAAAGCTCTACGTTTTTGGAAGAATGTGGATGAACGCTATCATCCCTCTGTCGCTTTCTCTCTCCCATTTGCAGCCTAAATAAAGGGATTAAGAATCTAAAA
Coding sequences:
- the LOC131324649 gene encoding putative FBD-associated F-box protein At5g56390, giving the protein MFWVLEVPRSTQFSNLKTLKLSNVTFSDDNSTQHLFSSCPVLQELALLNCGWENLKTITICIPSLKSLTIDNNYEFLWPEDVLSCVTKIYAANLIHLDCFCCLIVDFRLYDLSLLVEASICLYEDLPEQDVTPRVLGLLTGISNIKKLTVTSQTLEYLTPVANLLDRLLVFYNMTHLVLHSELFGDSFRVMIDLLENSPKLESLNFEEGFNPFVEDDWMLGRVPSCFAPSLKTVRIADFDKKPVEMHFIRFLLKNATVLERLTLHSYSQDLIQQQQKVSSQLNKLPRGSKSCVIEFTTT